One genomic region from Amycolatopsis sp. FBCC-B4732 encodes:
- a CDS encoding glycoside hydrolase family 25 protein, with amino-acid sequence MRTMYDAVTAANIPADAPMVAGYIDKIKLEPWSAGDWARFPQAVKVTIVKKASTNDGHVLDVEPGDATPGEAPGWVRMRRAAGADPTVYCSLSTWPTLRSAFSSAGVAEPHYWIAHYNGDPTIPDGAVAKQYAGNVAPGYDVSSVVDFWPGVDGTAPASTGVEIMERITVNPPNAEQHAVRVFLSGSPGAAVVIRPRLGGDGFSKPMWIGDIFAWGNDHQGVGHNPTQTPGYNNKLTSHRRYELPGAVWADINYSSADPFEIDIVG; translated from the coding sequence AACTCGAACCCTGGTCCGCCGGTGACTGGGCGCGGTTTCCCCAGGCCGTGAAGGTCACGATCGTCAAGAAGGCGTCGACCAACGACGGCCACGTGCTGGACGTCGAACCCGGTGACGCCACGCCCGGTGAAGCACCGGGCTGGGTCCGGATGCGCCGTGCGGCGGGCGCGGACCCGACCGTCTACTGCAGCCTGTCGACCTGGCCGACGCTGCGCTCGGCGTTCTCGTCCGCCGGTGTCGCCGAGCCGCACTACTGGATCGCGCACTACAACGGGGATCCCACGATCCCCGACGGCGCGGTCGCCAAGCAGTACGCCGGCAACGTCGCCCCCGGCTACGACGTTTCGTCGGTCGTCGACTTCTGGCCCGGAGTGGACGGCACCGCACCCGCCTCGACTGGAGTGGAGATCATGGAGCGCATCACCGTCAACCCGCCGAACGCCGAGCAGCACGCCGTGCGCGTCTTCCTGTCCGGCAGCCCCGGCGCGGCGGTCGTCATCCGCCCCCGCCTCGGCGGCGACGGCTTCTCGAAGCCGATGTGGATCGGTGACATCTTCGCGTGGGGCAACGACCACCAGGGCGTCGGCCACAACCCCACGCAAACCCCGGGGTACAACAACAAGCTGACGTCCCACCGCCGGTACGAGCTGCCGGGCGCGGTGTGGGCGGACATCAACTACAGCTCGGCGGACCCCTTCGAGATCGACATCGTCGGGTAG